In one window of Paraflavitalea soli DNA:
- the meaB gene encoding methylmalonyl Co-A mutase-associated GTPase MeaB, whose translation MGRQANINWSQLLQDIQQHAVKQIARGISLVENEAAGYEQLLLSLPANHDTKIIGITGPPGAGKSTLVDALIGAVSKDGKKVGVLCVDPSSPFNLGALLGDRIRMSEWYNDPNVFIRSLATRGSLGGLHPKIIEITELMKAAAFDYIIVETVGVGQSEIEIAGLADVTVVVMVPEAGDEVQTMKAGLMEIADIFVVNKADRPAADQFVRNLRLMLAPAFNNHQREVPVLKTVALEKQGIAELYTAISSLLQETHDDTKRAWLLTERAYHLVQQKRMKDIRKDVLQQKILEQLRDDRFNLYRFVEGL comes from the coding sequence ATGGGCAGGCAGGCAAATATCAACTGGTCACAATTGTTGCAGGATATACAGCAACATGCTGTAAAGCAGATTGCCAGGGGTATTTCGCTGGTGGAAAATGAGGCGGCTGGTTATGAGCAATTGTTGTTATCGCTTCCTGCCAATCACGATACAAAGATCATTGGCATTACCGGCCCGCCGGGAGCGGGCAAGAGTACGTTGGTGGATGCACTGATCGGCGCGGTGAGTAAGGATGGAAAAAAAGTAGGGGTATTGTGTGTTGATCCTTCTTCTCCTTTCAACCTGGGGGCTTTATTGGGCGACAGGATACGCATGAGTGAATGGTACAATGATCCGAATGTGTTTATCCGGTCATTGGCCACACGTGGTTCTTTGGGTGGTCTTCACCCCAAGATCATAGAGATCACTGAGCTGATGAAGGCTGCTGCTTTTGATTATATCATTGTAGAAACGGTGGGGGTGGGCCAGAGTGAGATAGAGATTGCCGGACTGGCAGATGTAACGGTGGTGGTGATGGTGCCGGAGGCTGGCGATGAAGTGCAAACGATGAAAGCAGGGCTGATGGAAATAGCCGACATTTTTGTAGTGAATAAGGCCGACCGGCCGGCTGCTGATCAATTTGTAAGGAATCTGCGGCTGATGCTGGCACCTGCCTTCAATAATCACCAACGGGAAGTACCGGTGCTCAAAACGGTAGCTTTAGAAAAACAGGGCATTGCTGAATTGTATACTGCTATTAGCTCCTTATTGCAGGAAACACATGATGATACGAAACGAGCCTGGCTGTTGACGGAGCGGGCGTACCACCTGGTACAGCAAAAACGCATGAAGGATATCCGGAAAGATGTGTTGCAACAAAAGATACTGGAACAACTAAGGGATGACCGGTTTAACCTGTACCGGTTTGTAGAGGGGCTTTAA
- a CDS encoding glycosyltransferase family protein: protein MTISGFSFVRNATKLYYPVKESILSILPIVDEFVIALGKGDADDQTLSEIQQINSDKIRIIHTEWDLNTYTHASVYAQQTDVAKNACKGDWLFYLQSDEVIHEKYLPVIRSRCEELLDDKEVEGLVFRYRHFWGSYSRYIVSHAFYPKEIRIIRNDPDIHSWKDAQSFRRIPNFDGKDYFQKQHTYKLKCAAVDATVYHYGWVRPPRLMQKRRQSFAADIHGEAKAGQIFESQSIDFDYGTLARVAAFKEAHPAVMKDFIKKFDWADQIGVKPPAGMEQKHDRLKYRLLTIVEESLLGGTQIGGFKNYSLLKR from the coding sequence ATGACGATCAGCGGATTTAGTTTTGTACGCAACGCCACGAAGCTTTATTACCCGGTAAAGGAATCGATCCTGTCTATTTTACCGATCGTGGACGAGTTTGTAATAGCCCTTGGGAAAGGGGATGCTGATGACCAGACGCTTTCGGAGATCCAACAAATTAATTCTGATAAGATCAGGATCATACATACTGAGTGGGACCTGAATACCTATACGCATGCGAGTGTGTATGCGCAGCAAACGGATGTGGCAAAAAATGCCTGTAAGGGTGACTGGTTATTTTACCTGCAAAGTGATGAGGTGATCCATGAAAAGTATTTGCCGGTGATCAGGTCGCGGTGCGAGGAGTTGCTGGATGATAAAGAGGTGGAAGGGTTGGTGTTTAGGTACCGGCATTTCTGGGGTAGTTATTCACGGTATATTGTTTCACATGCCTTCTATCCTAAAGAAATACGTATTATACGTAATGATCCGGATATTCATTCCTGGAAGGATGCGCAATCGTTCCGCCGCATACCTAATTTTGATGGGAAGGATTATTTTCAGAAACAGCATACTTATAAATTGAAGTGTGCCGCGGTAGATGCTACAGTATATCATTATGGCTGGGTAAGGCCGCCACGCCTGATGCAGAAAAGAAGGCAATCTTTTGCGGCAGATATTCATGGGGAAGCAAAGGCGGGGCAGATATTTGAAAGTCAGTCGATCGATTTTGATTACGGGACGTTGGCGCGGGTGGCAGCATTCAAAGAAGCCCATCCTGCGGTGATGAAGGACTTTATTAAAAAGTTTGACTGGGCGGATCAGATAGGGGTTAAACCACCTGCTGGTATGGAGCAAAAACATGACCGGCTGAAGTACCGGCTATTGACAATAGTAGAGGAGTCATTGTTGGGAGGTACGCAGATCGGTGGATTTAAAAACTATTCGTTATTGAAAAGATAA
- a CDS encoding glycosyltransferase family 2 protein, whose translation MSFLSVVIITFNEEKNIGRCLESVRGLADEVVVVDSLSVDGTKKICGEFGVRFIEQAFLGYIEQKNFALDQASHDMVLSLDADEAVDDVLKAAIMQVKRDGFDADGYVMNRCTNYCGKWIRHGTWYPDRKLRIFDRRKGRWGGVNPHDRMEMAVGAKVTRLPGDILHYSYYTFSEHIAQLNKFTSIQAQAMYEQGKKTSPIKLLISPVAAFISGYILKRGFLDGLDGLMIARTVSYQTFAKYAKLLELQRKNKK comes from the coding sequence ATGTCATTTTTATCTGTTGTGATCATTACGTTTAATGAGGAAAAAAACATAGGGCGGTGCCTGGAAAGTGTGCGTGGGCTGGCGGATGAGGTAGTGGTGGTGGATTCGCTGAGTGTTGATGGTACCAAGAAAATATGCGGTGAGTTTGGGGTACGTTTTATAGAGCAGGCTTTTTTGGGGTATATAGAGCAGAAAAATTTTGCGTTGGACCAGGCATCGCATGACATGGTTTTATCGCTGGATGCAGATGAGGCCGTAGATGATGTGTTGAAAGCAGCTATCATGCAGGTGAAGCGGGATGGTTTTGATGCGGATGGGTATGTTATGAACCGCTGTACCAATTATTGCGGGAAATGGATCAGGCACGGCACCTGGTATCCGGACCGGAAACTGCGGATATTTGATCGCCGCAAAGGCAGGTGGGGAGGGGTTAATCCGCATGACCGGATGGAAATGGCGGTGGGGGCGAAGGTGACGCGCCTGCCGGGTGATATTTTGCATTATTCTTATTATACTTTTTCTGAACATATTGCACAGCTCAATAAATTTACGAGCATACAGGCGCAGGCGATGTATGAACAAGGTAAAAAGACCTCACCGATCAAATTGCTGATCAGTCCTGTGGCAGCCTTTATTTCGGGTTATATTTTGAAACGTGGTTTCCTGGACGGGTTGGATGGATTGATGATTGCGCGTACTGTTTCTTATCAAACTTTTGCCAAGTATGCCAAGTTGCTGGAGTTGCAGCGAAAGAATAAAAAGTGA
- a CDS encoding LON peptidase substrate-binding domain-containing protein gives MTNFIPIFPLGIVVFPGEKVHLHIFEPRYKQLINECYESKKPFGIPTVVNNKLQEMGTLVQVTDIVQTYDNGEMDVKTQGLKVFRTLEVIKAVPDKLYSGAIVNYPENDEDAGNRQLMQKVIAGVKELHRLLNVSKDFKKPEELLQSYDVGHHAGLSLEEEYELLGLLKELQRQEYIKRHLQKVLPMLMEMEQLKEKVKLNGHFRNLSAFDLDLDI, from the coding sequence ATGACTAATTTCATTCCCATATTTCCTTTGGGTATTGTAGTGTTTCCCGGTGAAAAAGTGCACCTGCATATTTTTGAACCCCGCTACAAACAACTGATCAATGAATGCTACGAAAGTAAAAAGCCCTTTGGAATACCTACAGTAGTCAACAACAAGTTACAGGAAATGGGTACCCTGGTGCAGGTTACAGACATCGTTCAAACCTACGACAATGGCGAAATGGATGTAAAAACCCAGGGATTGAAAGTATTCCGCACCCTGGAAGTGATCAAGGCCGTTCCCGACAAACTGTACAGCGGCGCCATCGTCAACTACCCCGAAAACGATGAAGATGCCGGCAACCGCCAGCTCATGCAAAAAGTGATCGCCGGCGTCAAAGAGTTACACCGCCTCCTCAACGTTAGCAAGGATTTCAAAAAACCAGAGGAACTCCTCCAATCCTACGATGTAGGCCACCATGCCGGCCTTTCACTCGAAGAAGAATATGAGTTGCTGGGGCTGTTGAAAGAACTGCAACGCCAGGAATACATCAAGCGCCACTTGCAAAAGGTATTACCCATGCTCATGGAAATGGAACAGCTGAAGGAAAAAGTAAAGCTCAATGGCCACTTTCGCAACCTGTCTGCTTTCGACCTCGACCTGGATATCTAG
- a CDS encoding type III pantothenate kinase, with the protein MSQTTLCFDFGNTRLKCAVFEGDTLKEMLVLENDQDDTIQGLIRQYRPAKSILSSVISHNPDMETLLAAATRFHKLDHHSRLPVTTPVGKPEDIGADRLAMVVAAVHLFPGKNNLVIGLGTAITYNFVNKYHEFIGGGISPGMEMRFKSLHHYTAKLPLVKKDWNLSLIGYDTRTNILSGVILGMAKEIDGMIEFYDEKYDNFNVLLTGGDTPFFVYHLKNKIFADPNLIYKGLYAISEHNNV; encoded by the coding sequence ATGTCCCAAACAACGCTTTGCTTCGACTTTGGCAATACCAGGCTAAAATGCGCCGTATTTGAAGGAGACACCCTCAAAGAAATGCTGGTATTGGAAAATGATCAGGATGATACCATCCAGGGCCTCATCCGGCAATACCGACCGGCAAAATCCATCCTTTCCTCCGTCATCAGCCACAATCCGGATATGGAAACTCTGTTGGCAGCAGCTACCCGCTTCCACAAGCTGGACCATCATTCCCGCCTGCCCGTTACCACCCCCGTAGGAAAACCGGAAGATATTGGGGCCGACCGCCTCGCCATGGTAGTGGCCGCCGTTCACCTGTTCCCCGGAAAAAATAACCTGGTGATAGGCCTGGGCACCGCTATTACCTATAACTTCGTCAACAAATACCATGAATTCATAGGAGGGGGTATTTCACCCGGTATGGAAATGCGGTTTAAGTCCCTGCACCACTATACTGCAAAGCTCCCCCTGGTCAAAAAAGACTGGAATCTATCCCTCATTGGCTACGACACCCGAACCAACATATTAAGTGGAGTTATCCTTGGGATGGCTAAAGAAATCGACGGAATGATAGAATTTTATGACGAAAAATACGACAACTTTAACGTCCTCTTAACCGGGGGTGATACACCCTTTTTTGTCTATCATCTGAAAAACAAGATATTTGCAGACCCTAATTTAATCTATAAAGGCCTTTATGCCATTAGTGAGCACAACAATGTATAA
- the lptC gene encoding LPS export ABC transporter periplasmic protein LptC, translated as MQRHSTTYLLRIAALLLSCFFVLIACENDQREVDNLFSKKILLEEATQIESFLSEKGIVKAKLTSPYMLRRTADSAYMEFPRSLHVDFYDTTSRIESILDARYAKYFEFDRKVLLRDSVVVISMINGDTLRTSELWWDQNKQEFYTTAPARIHQRTQTLHAAQGLRAAQNLTWKEFYQASGRFLTSDSTFMQ; from the coding sequence ATGCAAAGGCATTCTACAACATATTTACTCAGAATAGCAGCTCTTCTCCTGAGCTGCTTTTTTGTGCTGATCGCCTGTGAAAATGACCAGCGTGAAGTAGATAACCTTTTTTCAAAAAAGATCCTGCTCGAAGAAGCCACACAGATAGAAAGCTTCCTGAGCGAAAAAGGAATCGTAAAGGCCAAACTCACTTCTCCTTACATGCTGCGCCGTACAGCCGACTCTGCCTACATGGAGTTCCCCAGGTCCCTGCATGTCGATTTCTACGACACCACCTCCCGCATAGAAAGCATCCTCGATGCCCGTTATGCCAAATATTTTGAATTCGACCGCAAAGTATTGCTCCGCGATAGCGTAGTAGTGATCAGCATGATCAATGGTGATACTCTGCGCACGTCAGAACTGTGGTGGGACCAGAACAAACAGGAATTTTATACCACCGCTCCCGCCCGTATTCACCAACGCACCCAAACCCTGCACGCCGCACAGGGATTAAGGGCCGCCCAAAACCTTACCTGGAAAGAATTCTACCAGGCCTCCGGACGTTTCCTTACCTCCGACTCTACCTTTATGCAATAA
- a CDS encoding RNA polymerase sigma factor, with the protein MRKATLGDDEARSMLYEQFAQKMFSICVRMTGNRPDAEDILQESFITAFNSLHQLREQHLFEPWLRRIIVTECIRHVKKVVRWQPVEEEFMNFPNAETDNWLQGISFEQIHQEIKALPGGCREVFNLYVIENYSHQQIADALEITLSTSKSQYHRARQLLKERLLKQLVRHG; encoded by the coding sequence GTGAGAAAGGCAACCCTGGGCGATGATGAAGCCCGGAGCATGCTCTATGAACAGTTCGCACAAAAGATGTTCAGTATCTGTGTCCGGATGACCGGTAATCGCCCCGATGCGGAAGATATTTTACAGGAATCTTTCATCACTGCATTCAACAGTTTGCACCAGCTCCGGGAGCAGCACCTGTTTGAACCCTGGCTCCGCCGGATCATCGTGACTGAATGTATACGCCATGTAAAAAAAGTGGTCCGCTGGCAGCCCGTAGAGGAAGAGTTCATGAACTTTCCCAATGCCGAAACCGACAACTGGCTCCAGGGCATCAGCTTCGAACAGATCCACCAGGAGATCAAAGCCCTGCCAGGCGGCTGCCGGGAAGTGTTCAACCTGTATGTCATCGAAAATTATTCGCACCAGCAAATTGCCGACGCCCTCGAAATAACCTTATCGACATCAAAAAGTCAGTATCACCGGGCCCGGCAATTATTAAAAGAAAGGTTACTAAAACAATTGGTACGTCATGGATGA
- a CDS encoding DUF4097 family beta strand repeat-containing protein yields MNNKKLFPALLLAGTLFAAGATTTQAQQTLTKEITQEVPSQKGSLIRIVTSSRKVAIKSWDQNKVKVTMELVYDTSLARKTRTDADWFEDLGVNIKPFSNRVDILTSTTSGAYSKNLRTTGQGFVTIHEQGNIKYKTAPNSVYIDGQARSLNDVTVKALSSKIGIGVVAVRIMNVMIPAGCKLDIENKYGDVVIGMNVDEAKLEINNGALDAQDIKDLKLTGTYCNANLGNIDKAEVEFTNGTFRAQNINDLDMDSKSSTIEYEKGNYLYVRSQADNYTIDAIDKVDGRKVYGSFKIDQLNNSFDLEGNNVDIKFRNIGPDVTLIKINNKYGDVRLPVKNLKNYYVDFIGNYSTVFAPFQKEVVKEEEKKEEKKEGDGDAKLKDVVVTGYAQNYRKGGASGVGEVAPRHFTSAVGDTKGKHTRIELTCHSCTVDFK; encoded by the coding sequence ATGAATAACAAGAAACTATTTCCGGCCCTCCTGCTGGCAGGAACCCTATTCGCTGCAGGCGCCACCACTACCCAGGCCCAACAAACACTTACCAAAGAGATCACCCAGGAAGTTCCTTCACAAAAAGGCTCTCTTATTCGCATCGTCACCTCATCCCGCAAAGTGGCCATCAAAAGCTGGGATCAAAATAAGGTGAAAGTAACCATGGAACTGGTCTACGACACTTCTCTCGCAAGAAAAACCAGGACCGACGCAGACTGGTTTGAAGACCTCGGGGTGAATATTAAACCCTTCAGCAACCGGGTAGACATTCTTACCAGCACTACATCTGGCGCTTATTCGAAGAATTTACGTACTACCGGTCAGGGTTTTGTTACGATCCATGAACAAGGTAATATCAAATACAAGACAGCACCCAACTCTGTCTACATTGACGGCCAGGCCAGATCACTGAACGATGTAACCGTAAAAGCCCTTTCTTCAAAAATAGGAATAGGTGTAGTAGCTGTACGTATCATGAACGTCATGATCCCTGCCGGTTGCAAGCTCGACATTGAAAACAAATATGGTGATGTGGTCATCGGCATGAACGTCGACGAGGCCAAGCTCGAGATAAACAACGGCGCCCTCGATGCACAGGATATCAAAGACCTCAAACTAACCGGCACCTATTGCAACGCCAACCTGGGCAATATCGACAAAGCCGAAGTAGAATTTACCAACGGTACCTTCCGCGCACAAAATATCAACGACCTGGATATGGATTCAAAATCCTCTACCATCGAGTATGAAAAAGGCAACTACCTCTATGTACGCAGCCAGGCCGATAATTATACCATCGATGCCATCGACAAAGTAGACGGTCGCAAAGTATATGGCAGCTTCAAGATCGACCAGCTCAACAACAGCTTCGACCTCGAAGGCAATAACGTAGACATCAAATTCCGCAACATTGGCCCCGATGTAACACTCATCAAGATCAACAACAAGTATGGCGATGTACGCCTGCCTGTTAAGAACCTGAAGAACTACTATGTAGACTTCATCGGAAACTACTCTACTGTATTTGCACCCTTCCAGAAAGAAGTGGTAAAAGAAGAAGAGAAGAAAGAAGAAAAGAAAGAGGGTGATGGAGACGCTAAATTAAAGGACGTAGTAGTAACCGGATATGCCCAAAACTATAGAAAAGGAGGAGCATCAGGCGTAGGCGAGGTAGCTCCCCGTCATTTTACCAGCGCAGTAGGCGATACCAAAGGAAAACACACCCGTATAGAGCTTACCTGCCACTCCTGCACCGTCGATTTCAAGTAG
- a CDS encoding TonB-dependent receptor: MNFTKYALYRISLCLLFAALSSHAGAQKQATIKGTVQDSAQAKTLPFATVGLYRINDQQKPLRNTFTDNKGRFEFTKVDTGHYIIFASNSGFVERSSLPITVTGDTAILEIPALQLAASSQSLAAVTVSARRPLIEHSEDKLVYNAEADPSNAGQMATDVLRKTPFLSVDGDGNVQLNGQSNFKVLLNGKETAMFTKNVKEALQSFPANLIKSIEVITTPSAKYDGEGVGGIINIITKKKVMGYNGNIGVFQNTMGNTSINANASFKYGKLGFSGYYGLNRVDGFKTRNASETESYNPVAFYKRISVGERRNNNFYNYGNMELSLDIDSLNTLSSYVAINSGNSKNRNQRYFDLIAANKEDTTRTLFYDDFNFRYPAWNWGTDFIHKFRRNAEQELTFKMFHDFSKDKNFMKSDQYSPAGNRAVINDNKSTNRQSTFQLDYVHPFKNKMKLETGLKLITRNASAIYESQLRYSPDTKYIIDSTNSDNFNYRQLVYGSYATLRFTLKKLSFRIGARVERTVIDGDFVKSNTTVEQDYFTFMPSFFVSRKFANIYTLSLSYTKRLSRPYIWDLNPFVNNTDSLNLNFGNPRLNPELYHSFEFGLTILKGKTNINIKVSENFSNTQIARYSFFNDQTGVTSYTMDNIGSYSSTGLSGNLTISITPKWRINSNLGLRYDFVKNRLNPAQKNHGLGGWGSLSTNIDITKKISTFMNTNMGKAPAQLQGYYGLNYWYSFGGNLKFLKDKFTFTININNIFQKDLEWKSYLSDKNFQTTSWNYRPGRSASIGLRWNFGKLTENVSRKRGVNNDDLKANNN; encoded by the coding sequence ATGAATTTTACAAAGTACGCTTTGTACAGGATATCCCTGTGCCTGCTTTTTGCAGCCCTTTCCAGCCATGCAGGGGCACAAAAGCAAGCTACCATCAAAGGAACAGTACAGGACAGTGCACAAGCCAAAACCTTACCTTTTGCCACTGTTGGATTGTACCGCATCAACGACCAGCAAAAGCCCCTCCGTAACACCTTTACCGACAACAAAGGCCGCTTCGAATTTACCAAAGTAGATACCGGCCATTACATCATCTTTGCTTCCAACAGTGGCTTTGTGGAAAGATCCTCTTTGCCAATTACGGTTACCGGTGATACAGCCATACTGGAAATTCCGGCACTTCAATTAGCTGCTTCCAGCCAAAGCCTCGCCGCCGTTACAGTATCCGCTCGTCGCCCCCTCATTGAACATTCAGAAGACAAGCTCGTGTACAATGCCGAAGCCGATCCCTCCAATGCCGGCCAAATGGCCACCGATGTATTACGTAAAACACCCTTCCTCTCCGTAGATGGAGACGGCAATGTACAGCTCAACGGCCAAAGCAATTTCAAAGTATTGCTCAATGGCAAGGAAACAGCTATGTTCACTAAAAATGTAAAAGAAGCACTCCAGTCATTCCCCGCCAATCTCATCAAAAGCATAGAAGTTATTACCACTCCATCCGCCAAATACGATGGCGAAGGCGTGGGAGGCATCATCAATATCATCACTAAGAAAAAAGTGATGGGCTACAATGGCAATATAGGTGTATTCCAAAACACGATGGGCAATACCAGCATCAATGCCAATGCCAGTTTTAAGTATGGTAAGTTGGGTTTCAGCGGATACTATGGCCTCAACAGGGTTGATGGGTTCAAAACCAGGAACGCTTCCGAGACCGAATCTTATAACCCCGTAGCATTTTACAAACGTATCTCCGTCGGCGAACGTAGAAACAATAATTTCTATAACTACGGCAATATGGAACTAAGCCTGGATATAGACAGCTTAAATACCCTCAGCTCTTATGTGGCCATCAATAGCGGAAACTCAAAGAATAGAAACCAGCGTTACTTTGATCTTATTGCAGCCAATAAAGAAGACACCACCCGCACCCTCTTCTACGACGATTTCAACTTCCGATATCCCGCCTGGAACTGGGGCACCGATTTCATTCACAAGTTCCGACGCAATGCCGAGCAGGAACTCACCTTCAAAATGTTCCATGATTTTAGTAAGGATAAAAACTTCATGAAAAGCGATCAGTACAGTCCTGCCGGAAACCGAGCAGTGATCAATGACAACAAGTCCACCAATCGCCAAAGCACTTTCCAGCTTGATTACGTGCATCCTTTCAAAAATAAAATGAAACTGGAAACCGGCCTTAAGCTCATTACCCGCAATGCATCCGCCATATATGAAAGTCAGCTCCGGTATTCTCCCGATACAAAATACATTATCGATAGCACCAACTCCGACAACTTCAATTATCGCCAATTGGTATATGGCTCCTACGCCACCTTACGTTTCACCCTCAAAAAATTGAGCTTCCGCATCGGTGCCCGCGTAGAACGTACCGTCATCGATGGTGATTTTGTAAAATCCAACACCACCGTAGAGCAGGACTATTTCACCTTCATGCCTTCTTTCTTTGTATCACGTAAGTTTGCCAATATTTATACCTTGTCCCTGTCCTATACCAAGCGCCTCTCCCGGCCTTATATCTGGGACCTCAATCCGTTCGTGAACAATACCGATTCCCTCAACCTCAATTTTGGCAACCCCCGGCTCAATCCCGAACTATACCACTCTTTCGAGTTCGGCCTTACTATTCTCAAAGGCAAAACCAACATCAACATCAAGGTATCAGAGAATTTCAGCAATACCCAGATTGCCCGCTATTCCTTCTTCAATGATCAAACAGGCGTTACCTCCTATACCATGGACAATATTGGAAGTTACTCCTCTACCGGTCTCAGCGGCAACCTCACCATCAGCATTACACCCAAATGGAGAATAAACAGCAACCTTGGATTACGCTACGACTTTGTGAAGAACCGGCTCAATCCTGCCCAAAAGAACCATGGCCTGGGCGGCTGGGGCAGCCTGAGCACCAATATAGACATTACCAAAAAGATAAGCACTTTCATGAATACCAACATGGGCAAGGCGCCCGCTCAATTACAGGGATATTATGGATTGAACTATTGGTACAGTTTCGGGGGTAACCTCAAATTCCTGAAAGATAAATTCACTTTCACCATCAATATCAACAATATTTTCCAAAAGGACCTGGAATGGAAAAGCTACTTAAGCGATAAAAACTTCCAAACCACTTCCTGGAACTACAGGCCCGGCAGATCTGCCAGTATTGGCTTGCGCTGGAACTTTGGCAAGCTCACCGAGAATGTATCCCGCAAACGGGGCGTCAACAATGATGATCTAAAGGCCAATAACAACTAA
- a CDS encoding porin family protein, with the protein MKKIVFLAVIACCSASVLQAQLKPGIKGGLNVTDVSNFNGDNRISGHVGLFLHHTINSNWCIQPEVLYSGQGQKYNAPDGERTLALSYIQVPVMVQYYPIRQLYFEAGPQVAFLTSAKSKGEGDKSDVEVDNAYRKADFALNVGVGVAATHQLGFYARYSAGLSDISKNNNVTNRNRVGQLGMYVRFH; encoded by the coding sequence ATGAAAAAGATTGTATTTCTGGCGGTGATCGCTTGCTGCTCTGCAAGTGTTTTACAAGCACAATTAAAGCCCGGTATTAAAGGTGGTCTGAATGTAACGGATGTATCTAACTTTAATGGAGATAACCGTATAAGCGGCCACGTAGGTCTCTTCTTACACCATACTATTAATTCAAATTGGTGCATACAACCGGAGGTGCTCTATTCCGGACAAGGACAAAAATACAATGCGCCTGATGGAGAACGTACATTAGCGCTGAGCTATATACAGGTGCCTGTGATGGTACAGTACTATCCCATCCGGCAGTTGTATTTTGAAGCCGGTCCACAAGTAGCTTTTCTTACCTCTGCCAAATCAAAGGGTGAAGGAGATAAGAGCGATGTAGAAGTGGACAATGCCTATCGTAAAGCAGACTTTGCCTTGAATGTAGGTGTAGGTGTGGCAGCTACTCACCAGCTTGGTTTTTATGCCCGCTATAGTGCAGGATTGAGTGACATTTCTAAAAACAACAATGTCACCAATAGGAACAGAGTTGGTCAGCTGGGTATGTATGTAAGGTTTCACTAA
- a CDS encoding TetR/AcrR family transcriptional regulator, with the protein MSTTEKTDKREHILLVAEELFAGKGFDGTSVRDIAHLAGVNLAMISYYFGSKENLLKELIEYRFSYTVSLLEEKSNDQLQSPWEKIEWIIDFYVERIINNRRFHSIMSQEYNTARSSEIKELITSIKMQNLERIKKIIAEGQRKGVFRKIDVEMTLATMMGTITQVINSKNVYCVLLRIDTTDEKEYQEKITQRLKTHLRELLQAHLIGK; encoded by the coding sequence ATGAGTACAACAGAAAAAACAGATAAGCGGGAGCATATCCTGCTGGTAGCGGAAGAGTTGTTTGCGGGAAAAGGATTTGATGGTACATCTGTTCGGGACATTGCCCATTTGGCTGGCGTAAACCTCGCCATGATCTCCTACTATTTTGGATCAAAGGAGAATTTGTTGAAGGAATTGATCGAATACCGGTTTAGTTATACCGTATCCCTGCTGGAAGAAAAGAGCAATGACCAGTTGCAAAGCCCCTGGGAAAAGATAGAATGGATTATTGATTTTTACGTAGAACGCATTATCAACAACAGGCGCTTTCACAGCATCATGAGCCAGGAGTACAATACCGCCCGTTCGAGCGAGATCAAGGAGCTGATCACCAGTATCAAAATGCAGAACCTGGAACGTATTAAGAAGATCATAGCCGAAGGCCAGCGCAAGGGAGTATTCAGGAAGATCGATGTTGAAATGACCCTCGCCACCATGATGGGTACCATTACACAGGTCATCAATTCCAAAAATGTTTATTGCGTACTGCTACGGATCGACACCACAGACGAAAAAGAATACCAGGAAAAAATAACCCAAAGGTTAAAGACACACCTCAGAGAATTGCTTCAGGCGCACCTTATAGGTAAATAA